TCAGGAATAGTAGCTAAAAATTTTCGAGATTTTTTCAAAGCAGAGATTATTGGGGTGGATATTAAAGATAATAGAGTGCTTGATATCCCTTTTAAAATTATCGATGGGAAAAATCTCCCCTTTAATGACCATTTTTTCGATATAGTTTTGATAAGTTATGTTTTGCATCACTCCCGGGATCCAGAAAGACTATTAAAAGAAGCAAAAAGAGTTTCCAAAAAACTTATCATTTACGAGGATTTACCAGAAGGAATTCTCTCGAAATTGAGATGTCGGCTTCATCAAATTACTTTTTTTGGAGGAGAAAGAAAAAAATTCCATTTTAAGACAAAAGATGAATGGAAGAAAATTTTCAAGAAACTTGGCCTTAAAATTATTGAAAAAAAGCGGGTTTTTTCCCCATTTGATTGGATTGACCCAGTA
The Patescibacteria group bacterium DNA segment above includes these coding regions:
- a CDS encoding class I SAM-dependent methyltransferase, whose translation is MGAKKMCKDCEDFIEKGSKILDLGCGSGIVAKNFRDFFKAEIIGVDIKDNRVLDIPFKIIDGKNLPFNDHFFDIVLISYVLHHSRDPERLLKEAKRVSKKLIIYEDLPEGILSKLRCRLHQITFFGGERKKFHFKTKDEWKKIFKKLGLKIIEKKRVFSPFDWIDPVKRFLFVLEAT